One region of Streptococcus parasanguinis genomic DNA includes:
- the pulA gene encoding type I pullulanase — protein sequence MSTFTAYLDDQDLIRIQKGEEHILPFYLKTNQGHLALIPVKTSSAATDTGDYFLSPIPLELGEEYTIYDATGNSSILHYRNIVRKPIFDQTFTYTGEDLGSFYTPNQTQFKFWAPISQDVTLHIEDQVYPMHRTENGVWELLLKGDWEGAAYHYEFRVNGLERRIHDPYALSSLANSGDSLVVDRKKITRPITRAARQLDPTEAIIYEMSVRDFSVQKEAGFKHPGKFKGLTESPQLNGQILGFDYLQKLGITHVQLLPVYDFGSVDEENQWKAYNWGYDPVQYNVPEGSYASDPNDPYARIWELQDAIATYHQSNLSVIMDVVYNHVYQADEYAFEQIVPGYFYRYNAEGGRTNGTFCGNDVASERSMVRHYIKQSLKQWVSLYGFDGFRFDLMGILDIQTMTEIAEELREIYPNVYLYGEGWKMDTGLSEDQLAHQYNSKRLPDFGFFSDNFRDTVKRTLLAGHRCDSQHPANDFSNILTANVGKAGPAHFIQPQQAIQYVECHDNATVFDYFQLEKEEIRLEERKALSRLALHLVLLSQGVPFIHAGQERYRTKGLEENTYNLPDSLNQLDWTSLSKCQEELAFLKELIAYRKSQPLLRLKKGQEIRDYCDVKWLSDYHFIYTIEKNREKITILVNIGDQDMTYQHPSDSQLLFAYPHANLQTPIPKGKELSISAHSWLLLREAE from the coding sequence ATGTCTACATTTACTGCTTATTTAGATGACCAAGACCTCATTCGTATCCAAAAGGGAGAGGAGCATATCCTTCCTTTTTATTTGAAAACGAACCAAGGTCATCTTGCCTTAATCCCTGTCAAAACGTCAAGTGCAGCGACTGACACAGGAGACTATTTCTTAAGCCCTATTCCACTTGAACTCGGAGAAGAGTACACCATCTACGATGCTACTGGAAATTCTTCTATACTCCACTATCGAAACATCGTTCGCAAACCCATTTTCGATCAAACCTTCACCTATACTGGAGAAGATTTAGGAAGTTTTTACACACCAAATCAGACGCAATTTAAATTCTGGGCACCCATTTCGCAAGATGTGACCCTTCATATCGAAGATCAGGTCTATCCAATGCATCGTACAGAAAATGGAGTCTGGGAACTTTTGCTTAAAGGGGACTGGGAAGGAGCTGCCTACCACTATGAGTTCCGTGTCAATGGCCTAGAACGTCGGATCCACGATCCCTATGCTCTATCCTCTTTAGCAAACTCTGGAGATAGCTTAGTCGTCGACCGCAAGAAGATCACACGTCCTATCACACGTGCTGCTCGTCAACTAGACCCGACAGAAGCAATCATCTACGAGATGAGCGTTCGGGACTTCTCTGTCCAAAAAGAGGCCGGCTTTAAACACCCTGGTAAGTTTAAAGGCTTGACAGAATCGCCTCAACTCAATGGTCAAATCCTTGGATTTGATTACCTTCAAAAACTTGGCATTACCCATGTACAGTTACTTCCTGTCTATGATTTCGGTAGTGTTGATGAAGAGAATCAATGGAAAGCCTACAACTGGGGTTATGATCCTGTCCAATACAATGTTCCAGAAGGTAGTTATGCCAGTGACCCCAACGATCCTTATGCACGGATTTGGGAGCTCCAAGATGCTATTGCAACCTATCACCAATCTAATCTCAGTGTTATCATGGATGTGGTCTATAATCACGTCTACCAGGCCGATGAGTATGCATTTGAACAAATCGTACCCGGTTATTTCTACCGCTATAATGCAGAAGGAGGGCGGACCAATGGAACCTTCTGTGGGAATGATGTCGCAAGTGAACGTTCCATGGTAAGACACTATATCAAGCAATCCCTCAAGCAATGGGTTTCCCTCTACGGTTTTGATGGTTTTCGCTTTGACTTGATGGGAATCTTAGACATTCAAACCATGACAGAGATTGCAGAGGAGCTCCGTGAAATCTATCCTAACGTCTATCTCTATGGGGAAGGGTGGAAGATGGATACAGGCCTCTCTGAAGACCAGCTCGCTCACCAGTACAACTCAAAACGATTACCAGATTTTGGCTTTTTCAGTGATAATTTCCGGGATACGGTCAAGAGAACACTCTTAGCCGGTCACCGTTGTGATAGTCAACATCCAGCCAATGATTTTTCTAATATCCTAACAGCAAATGTCGGGAAAGCAGGACCTGCTCATTTCATCCAACCTCAACAAGCCATTCAGTACGTCGAATGCCACGATAATGCAACTGTTTTTGATTATTTCCAACTTGAAAAAGAAGAGATTCGTCTAGAGGAGCGAAAAGCTCTCTCACGCCTCGCTCTTCATTTGGTATTATTATCCCAAGGTGTACCTTTTATCCATGCTGGTCAAGAACGTTACCGCACAAAAGGGCTCGAAGAAAACACCTATAACTTGCCAGATAGTCTCAACCAATTGGACTGGACATCCCTTTCAAAATGCCAAGAAGAACTTGCTTTTCTTAAAGAATTGATTGCTTACCGGAAATCGCAACCTCTCCTTCGTTTGAAAAAAGGACAAGAGATTCGAGATTACTGTGACGTCAAATGGTTGTCTGATTATCATTTTATCTACACGATTGAAAAAAATCGTGAAAAAATAACGATTCTCGTTAATATCGGTGATCAGGACATGACCTATCAACATCCGAGCGATAGTCAACTGCTATTTGCCTATCCTCATGCAAATCTCCAAACACCTATTCCTAAAGGAAAGGAACTTTCTATTTCCGCCCATAGTTGGCTCCTTCTCCGAGAAGCTGAATAA
- a CDS encoding carbohydrate ABC transporter permease, producing the protein MTTEQNPKKAMWLSLIPGLGQIYNKQKTKGYIFLAVTVLFLAYFLGIGVGELAKLVTLGTVRGQDNSLFILIRGAFHLIITIVYFLFYALNIKDAGTVAKRINNGIAVPKTGKEMVQAIYENGFPYLLIIPSYIAMTFAIIFPVLVTLMIAFTNYDFKHTAPTTLLDWIGFQNFTNMWTLSTFRSAFTSVLGWTLIWALAASTLQIVLGILTAIVANQPFVKGKRIFGVIFLLPWAVPAFITILTFSNMFNDSVGAINAQVIPLFAKIFPFLDGILIPWKTDPTWTKIALIMMQGWLGFPYIYVLTLGILQSIPNDLYEAAYIDGANGWQKFRSITFPMIMAVAAPTLISQYTFNFNNFSIIYLFNDGGPGSVGGNAGSTDILISWIYKLTTNSSPQYSMAAAVTLIISVIVISISMVAFKKLHAFDMEDV; encoded by the coding sequence ATGACTACAGAACAAAACCCTAAAAAGGCTATGTGGCTCTCTTTGATCCCGGGTCTTGGACAAATTTATAACAAACAAAAAACCAAAGGCTATATTTTTCTTGCCGTAACTGTTCTCTTTCTCGCCTATTTCCTAGGAATCGGAGTTGGAGAATTAGCGAAATTGGTTACACTTGGAACCGTCCGTGGACAAGATAATTCTCTCTTTATCTTGATTCGTGGCGCCTTCCACTTGATCATTACCATTGTTTACTTCCTATTTTATGCCTTAAATATTAAGGATGCTGGAACCGTTGCAAAACGTATCAACAATGGCATCGCTGTTCCAAAAACTGGAAAAGAAATGGTTCAAGCCATCTATGAAAATGGCTTCCCATATTTATTGATCATTCCTTCATACATTGCTATGACATTTGCGATTATCTTCCCAGTTTTAGTAACTTTGATGATCGCCTTTACCAACTACGACTTCAAACATACCGCTCCAACAACCTTGCTCGATTGGATCGGGTTCCAAAATTTCACTAATATGTGGACCTTGAGTACCTTCCGCTCAGCCTTTACATCTGTTCTTGGCTGGACCTTGATTTGGGCACTCGCAGCTTCTACTCTTCAAATCGTACTCGGTATCTTGACCGCTATTGTTGCAAACCAACCATTCGTAAAAGGAAAACGAATCTTTGGGGTTATCTTCTTGCTCCCATGGGCTGTTCCAGCCTTCATCACTATCTTAACTTTCTCAAATATGTTTAACGATAGTGTCGGTGCTATCAATGCACAAGTTATCCCATTGTTTGCGAAGATCTTCCCATTCTTAGATGGCATTTTGATTCCTTGGAAAACAGATCCTACTTGGACAAAAATTGCTTTGATTATGATGCAAGGTTGGCTCGGCTTCCCTTACATTTACGTCTTGACTTTAGGGATTCTTCAATCTATTCCAAACGATCTTTACGAAGCTGCTTATATTGATGGTGCCAACGGTTGGCAAAAATTCCGCAGCATCACTTTCCCAATGATTATGGCTGTTGCAGCTCCAACTTTGATCAGTCAGTACACCTTCAACTTTAATAACTTCTCCATCATTTACTTGTTTAACGATGGGGGACCTGGTTCTGTCGGAGGAAACGCCGGATCTACAGATATCTTGATCTCATGGATCTACAAGTTGACAACCAATTCTTCTCCTCAATATTCAATGGCCGCAGCGGTAACCTTGATTATCTCTGTGATTGTGATCTCAATCTCTATGGTTGCCTTCAAGAAACTACATGCATTTGATATGGAGGATGTATAA
- a CDS encoding LacI family DNA-binding transcriptional regulator, whose amino-acid sequence MRVTIKDVAKLAGVAPSTVTRVIQNKSTISDETKKRVREAMVELDYHPNLNARSLVSQSSQVIALVLPIDSDVFYQNPFFPTVLRGITQIASDNDYAIQICTGQNEERRLDNLKQLIYGNRVDGLIFLYSNPNDPLVEFALKDKFPFLILGKAVSPFVSLVDNDNIKAAFDATDYFIQQNYRKIAFIGGNKELFVSQDRYQGYKEALQKAGIPLDEKLVHFSFGFMLEDNSYQMMESLPLTELDAIMTTDILVAEGVRQYLLEHQLTIPIISFDSIKPRLDIEAYIDINAVELGRESVRTILQIIKDHKEGKTVCYRQLIDHTITKL is encoded by the coding sequence ATGCGTGTTACCATCAAAGATGTGGCGAAACTCGCTGGCGTCGCGCCTTCAACTGTCACGCGCGTCATCCAAAACAAATCCACGATTAGTGATGAAACAAAAAAACGTGTCCGTGAGGCCATGGTCGAATTGGACTACCATCCCAATCTTAATGCTCGCAGCCTTGTCAGCCAATCTAGTCAAGTCATTGCTTTGGTCCTACCAATCGACAGTGACGTCTTCTACCAGAATCCTTTCTTCCCAACTGTTTTAAGAGGGATTACCCAGATCGCGTCAGACAATGATTATGCCATCCAAATCTGTACGGGGCAAAATGAAGAACGGCGGCTCGATAATCTCAAACAACTCATCTACGGAAATCGTGTAGATGGTTTGATTTTCCTTTATTCCAACCCGAATGATCCCCTCGTTGAATTTGCACTGAAGGACAAGTTTCCCTTCCTCATCCTTGGAAAGGCGGTCTCTCCTTTTGTTTCGCTAGTCGATAATGACAATATCAAGGCCGCATTTGATGCAACAGATTATTTTATTCAACAAAACTACCGAAAAATTGCTTTTATCGGGGGAAACAAAGAGCTGTTTGTGTCTCAAGACCGCTACCAAGGTTATAAAGAAGCCCTCCAAAAAGCAGGGATTCCTCTCGATGAAAAACTCGTTCATTTTTCATTTGGGTTTATGTTAGAAGATAATTCTTATCAAATGATGGAGAGTCTACCATTAACAGAACTAGATGCGATTATGACGACCGATATTCTCGTTGCTGAAGGGGTGCGCCAATACCTATTAGAACACCAGCTGACAATCCCGATTATTTCCTTTGATTCGATCAAGCCACGACTCGATATTGAAGCCTATATTGACATCAATGCGGTGGAACTCGGGCGTGAATCTGTCCGGACCATCCTTCAAATCATCAAAGATCACAAAGAAGGAAAAACCGTCTGCTACCGTCAATTGATTGACCATACCATTACGAAACTTTAG
- a CDS encoding sugar ABC transporter permease, translating into MKNSVQFKRRLNHFLTYLYMVVLSIVIIYPLLITVLSAFKSGNVSAFTLDFSGNLSFDNFSKLFSETHYGTWYMNTLVIAIITMIVQTSIVTFAGYAYSRYNFLARKQSLVFFLIIQMVPTMAALTAFFVMALMLNALNQPWFLIFLYVGGGIPMNAWLMKGYFDTVPISLDESAKLDGAGHFRRFWQIVLPLVRPMIAVQALWAFMGPFGDYILSKFLLRDEVNYTVAVGLQTFISDQKNQKIAFFAAGAILIAVPICILFFFLQKNFVSGLTAGGDKG; encoded by the coding sequence ATGAAAAATTCAGTTCAATTTAAACGCCGCCTCAATCATTTCTTGACTTACCTGTACATGGTAGTTCTTTCAATCGTTATCATTTATCCATTGTTGATTACGGTTCTATCAGCCTTCAAATCAGGGAATGTCAGTGCCTTTACACTTGATTTTAGTGGCAATCTTAGTTTTGATAACTTCTCAAAACTTTTCTCTGAAACTCATTATGGCACTTGGTATATGAACACCTTGGTTATCGCCATTATCACCATGATTGTACAAACAAGTATCGTTACCTTTGCAGGTTACGCATACAGCCGTTACAATTTCTTGGCGCGTAAACAAAGTTTGGTCTTCTTCTTGATTATTCAAATGGTCCCAACCATGGCAGCCCTCACAGCCTTCTTCGTTATGGCTTTGATGCTGAATGCCTTGAACCAACCTTGGTTCTTGATCTTCCTTTATGTTGGTGGTGGTATTCCAATGAATGCCTGGTTGATGAAGGGATACTTCGATACTGTTCCAATTTCCCTCGATGAATCTGCGAAATTGGATGGAGCTGGACACTTCCGTCGCTTCTGGCAAATCGTCCTCCCTCTTGTTCGTCCAATGATTGCCGTTCAAGCGCTTTGGGCTTTCATGGGGCCTTTCGGAGACTATATCTTGTCTAAATTCTTGCTTCGTGACGAAGTGAACTATACGGTAGCCGTTGGTCTTCAAACCTTTATCAGTGACCAAAAAAATCAAAAAATCGCCTTCTTTGCAGCCGGTGCTATTTTGATCGCGGTTCCAATCTGTATCTTATTCTTCTTCCTACAAAAGAACTTTGTTTCAGGCTTGACAGCTGGTGGGGATAAAGGATAA
- a CDS encoding extracellular solute-binding protein: MKRTILRSAAVLGTVGFAGFLLAACSNSSSGSSEASKEINVYVDKGYKSYVEEAAKAFEKENGVKVKIKTGDALGGLDNLSLDNQSKKAPDVMMAPYDRVGGLGNDGQLAEVTLNKDSHTDKTTEALVTNGGKVYGAPAVIETLVLYYNKDLVSEAPKTFGDLDNLAKDSKYDFASEPGKTTAFLADWTNFYYAYGLLSGNGGYVFGKDGTDPKDIGLNNQGSIDGIEYAKTWYAKWPKGLQDTKGAANFIQTQFQEGKTAAIIDGPWKAASLKEAKVNYGVATIPTLPNGKQYSAFGGGKAWVIPAGAKNLDGAQKFIDFLTSTDQQKALFDKTNEVPANTEARKYAVSKNDELTTAVVDQFKNAQPMPNISEMSAVWDPAATMLFDAVSGKKSAKASADDAVKLIKETIEQKFGSK, from the coding sequence ATGAAACGTACAATTTTACGTAGTGCTGCTGTACTTGGTACAGTTGGTTTTGCCGGCTTCTTACTTGCTGCTTGTAGCAATAGCTCTTCAGGTTCTTCTGAGGCAAGTAAAGAAATCAACGTCTATGTAGACAAAGGCTACAAATCTTATGTTGAAGAAGCTGCAAAAGCTTTTGAAAAAGAAAATGGCGTAAAAGTTAAAATCAAAACTGGTGATGCCCTTGGTGGATTGGATAACCTTTCTCTCGATAACCAATCTAAAAAAGCTCCAGACGTTATGATGGCACCATACGACCGTGTAGGTGGTCTTGGTAACGATGGTCAATTGGCTGAAGTGACATTGAACAAAGATAGCCACACAGACAAAACAACTGAAGCTCTTGTCACAAACGGTGGTAAGGTTTACGGTGCACCTGCTGTCATCGAAACGTTGGTTCTCTACTATAATAAAGATCTTGTAAGCGAAGCTCCAAAAACATTTGGTGACCTTGACAATCTTGCAAAAGATAGCAAATACGACTTTGCTAGCGAACCTGGTAAAACAACTGCCTTCTTAGCTGACTGGACAAACTTCTACTATGCTTACGGTTTGCTTTCAGGTAATGGTGGTTATGTATTTGGTAAAGATGGTACAGATCCTAAAGATATTGGATTGAACAACCAAGGTTCTATCGACGGTATCGAATATGCGAAAACTTGGTATGCTAAATGGCCAAAAGGTTTGCAAGATACTAAAGGTGCTGCTAACTTCATCCAAACACAATTCCAAGAAGGTAAAACAGCTGCTATCATCGATGGTCCTTGGAAAGCTGCTTCATTGAAAGAAGCTAAAGTAAACTATGGTGTCGCAACTATTCCAACTCTTCCAAACGGAAAACAATATTCTGCCTTTGGTGGTGGTAAAGCTTGGGTTATCCCTGCAGGTGCGAAAAACCTTGATGGCGCTCAAAAATTCATTGACTTCTTGACAAGCACTGATCAACAAAAAGCTTTGTTTGACAAGACCAATGAAGTTCCTGCCAACACAGAAGCTCGTAAATATGCGGTTAGCAAAAACGATGAATTGACAACTGCCGTTGTTGATCAATTCAAGAACGCTCAACCAATGCCAAATATCTCAGAAATGAGTGCTGTTTGGGATCCAGCTGCTACTATGCTTTTCGATGCTGTAAGTGGTAAAAAATCTGCAAAAGCATCTGCTGACGATGCAGTGAAATTGATTAAAGAAACCATCGAACAAAAATTCGGTAGCAAATAA
- a CDS encoding DUF1189 family protein: MPYPFNYFASIFNFRSSFANRKKLSWFQMIFTSFFLISITLLPVALQNAQLKTYPLTTFVSDVFDPLSTDVMKDIQEHVVIKDQELTYTGTNPVHKTSKGQVILGQEAKASKGKELTLHFDRKQLIISKENKELATVSYQAINQESLRDKKSFTQAISSDWFRDNRLPVSLFLVIFSGFLSTVNYLILILGASFFLYLTRKSRLFSLQTFKECFNCILNCLGLPILLSVLISLLFHQVFTTTIMIQNVLFVLYLAMVFYKTHFRDPDYHR; encoded by the coding sequence ATGCCCTATCCTTTTAATTATTTCGCAAGTATCTTCAATTTCCGCTCTTCTTTTGCAAACCGCAAAAAACTGAGCTGGTTCCAAATGATTTTTACTTCTTTCTTTCTAATCTCTATCACACTATTACCTGTGGCTCTGCAAAATGCTCAACTCAAAACCTATCCTTTGACAACCTTTGTCAGCGATGTGTTTGATCCTTTATCAACAGACGTTATGAAAGATATCCAAGAACACGTCGTGATCAAAGACCAAGAGCTCACCTATACAGGGACTAACCCTGTACACAAGACTTCAAAAGGACAGGTTATCTTAGGCCAAGAGGCAAAGGCTAGTAAAGGCAAGGAGTTAACACTCCATTTTGATCGCAAACAATTGATTATCTCAAAAGAGAATAAAGAACTCGCTACAGTCTCATACCAGGCTATTAATCAAGAGAGCCTTCGGGATAAAAAAAGCTTCACTCAAGCTATCTCTAGCGATTGGTTCCGCGACAATCGACTCCCTGTCAGTCTCTTTCTCGTGATTTTCTCTGGCTTCTTGTCGACAGTCAATTATTTGATTCTCATCCTAGGGGCCTCTTTCTTCCTCTACTTGACACGAAAATCTCGACTCTTTTCACTACAAACTTTCAAGGAATGTTTCAACTGTATTCTGAATTGCTTGGGACTCCCTATTTTACTAAGTGTCCTCATCAGTTTACTATTCCATCAAGTATTTACTACGACGATCATGATCCAAAATGTCTTATTTGTACTCTATCTTGCTATGGTATTTTATAAGACCCACTTCCGTGATCCAGACTATCACCGCTAG
- a CDS encoding YitT family protein: protein MKKTRFHKLFRYHVWRLAYNIKLLRVLKSISREKYDEKVSASLLYGFLSAIAVNFFFQPGHVYSSGATGLAQILSVLSQRFIGFTIPVSLTFYAINIPLMIVAWYQIGHKFTIFTFITVSMSSLFIQFVPVITLTNDPIMNALFGGVVMGTGIGFALRNNISSGGTDIVSLTIRKRTGKNVGSISFLVNGTIMLIAGLTFGWKYALYSMITIFVSSRVTDAVFTKQKRMQAMIVTSQPDAIIEKIHKKLHRGATIIHNAEGTYNHQEKAVLLTVITRAEFNEFKYIMKKADPQAFITISDNVHIIGRFVETEE from the coding sequence ATGAAAAAAACTCGCTTTCATAAGCTATTTCGCTATCATGTGTGGCGACTAGCTTATAACATTAAATTATTGCGCGTGCTGAAGAGCATCTCCCGTGAGAAATACGATGAAAAAGTGTCAGCTTCCTTGCTGTATGGATTTCTATCAGCAATTGCTGTCAACTTCTTCTTTCAACCGGGCCATGTATACTCCAGTGGTGCAACAGGTCTAGCTCAGATTTTATCTGTTCTGAGCCAACGCTTTATTGGCTTTACGATTCCCGTTTCCTTAACCTTTTATGCCATCAATATCCCTTTGATGATTGTGGCTTGGTATCAAATTGGCCATAAATTTACCATCTTTACCTTTATTACGGTTTCGATGAGTTCCCTCTTTATTCAGTTCGTGCCAGTGATTACGTTGACCAACGATCCGATCATGAATGCCTTGTTTGGTGGGGTTGTCATGGGAACAGGGATTGGTTTTGCTCTTCGGAATAATATTTCCAGTGGGGGAACGGATATTGTCAGTTTGACGATTCGAAAACGGACAGGAAAGAATGTCGGCAGTATCTCCTTTTTGGTCAATGGGACCATTATGTTGATTGCTGGTCTGACTTTTGGTTGGAAGTATGCCCTTTACTCTATGATTACCATCTTTGTATCGAGTCGAGTAACGGATGCTGTCTTTACCAAGCAAAAACGGATGCAGGCAATGATCGTAACGAGCCAGCCAGATGCCATTATTGAAAAGATTCATAAAAAATTGCATCGTGGAGCGACCATTATCCACAATGCAGAAGGAACCTATAACCATCAGGAAAAAGCGGTTCTGCTGACAGTTATTACGCGTGCAGAGTTTAATGAATTCAAATATATTATGAAAAAAGCTGATCCTCAGGCTTTTATCACCATTTCAGATAACGTTCATATCATTGGACGCTTTGTGGAAACAGAAGAATAA